From Lolium perenne isolate Kyuss_39 chromosome 5, Kyuss_2.0, whole genome shotgun sequence, a single genomic window includes:
- the LOC127303878 gene encoding uncharacterized protein gives MNTTTGNVFSGAAFGCRGSHRTVKDFKVKAAASTSAGVRRTASRSKDYYKVLSLDHSAPVGEEEVKRAYRRLALQYHPDVCPPSRRAESTELFVELRRAYETLSDPATRMRYDAELTTGYTAARPAAADGFARDVWEAQLCVLRARSERRKSASRCSGNRF, from the coding sequence ATGAACACCACCACGGGCAATGTTTTCAGCGGCGCCGCCTTCGGGTGCAGGGGCAGCCACCGCACGGTCAAGGACTTCAAGGTGAAGGCGGCGGCGTCTACAAGCGCCGGTGTCCGACGCACGGCTAGCAGGAGCAAGGACTACTACAAGGTCCTGTCGCTGGACCACTCGGCGCCCGTCGGCGAGGAGGAGGTCAAGCGCGCGTACCGGCGGCTGGCGCTGCAGTACCACCCGGACGTCTGCCCGCCGTCACGCCGTGCCGAGTCCACCGAGCTCTTCGTCGAGCTCCGCCGCGCCTACGAGACTCTCTCCGACCCGGCCACGAGGATGCGGTACGATGCTGAGCTAACGACGGGCTACACGGCGgcgaggccggcggcggcggatggGTTTGCGAGGGACGTGTGGGAGGCGCAGCTCTGCGTGCTGCGGGCGCGGTCTGAACGGCGAAAGAGCGCGAGCAGGTGCAGCGGCAACCGGTTCTAG